Sequence from the Argentina anserina chromosome 7, drPotAnse1.1, whole genome shotgun sequence genome:
GAGAACATGAcagaaataaaacaaaataaatggaAGCTGCAAAGACTATAAGTAGAACATACTCGCACTCAATGCTAACTTCATTAATGCCAAACAAACCTCAGATACCATACTTTGcaagttaaattattttaaaaaaaaaacctacctCAACTGTGATCCAGAATGTCATTGCTGTCAGTATTGGAAGGATCACCAAGCTATCTGGAGTTGTCAGATCAGTAAACCAGAGTGCTCCACCATTTTGAAAAGATGGTACTTTCATAGCCATGTTTCTAATCTACAATCATGCAAGTTactaaatttgagaaattcaagataaagatatgcaaacttTTAAATGGAACTATGTAAAACAGATGCTATTAATTTTGATGGGCTCAAATCTTACAGCTAGGAAAAAGCTGATGAAAATAGGACCTTGAATAATTATTCCTTGCAATTGAGAAAATGGAGTGACTCCGTATCTGCAAAGATTTATGCAGTTATATAGTTAAATGCCTGGGCATGCAAACACAAGATTGCCGCATGAGAAacaaatttaatcaaatataGAACTAATAGGCTGTAGTTAGGAAATCTGTATCTGATCTCTAAAGTCTGAAAATAAGTTGTAACATATTGAACCGAAAATGACAGCTACAAAATGTAAAACATTAAGTTCACAAGTACGATTGAAAAAACTTACTCTTTGAACAATGCCATCATTCGTTTCTGACCTTCTCTTAAAAATTCAGGATCTGTTGCctaacaaataaaatgtgtTCAAAGTTCAGACCCTGACAGTGCAGTTTTCACAAATTGCAAACTGAAAACTTATAACATCCACTATAGTGTCTGAGACAATTAAACTTGATGAGTGCCATCATATGTACTAATATTATACCACAATAAccccaatttaaaaaaaaacacacacacacaaaaataaatgaaaaaggaAATATAAATGATTTTCATACCATATTTTGCATCTCCTGTTTTAACTGCTCTAAACGAGGCCTCATCAACTGCAATATGAAACACAAATTATGAGAAACACAGTGATGCATGTTTAAAATGTTATGTTCTTCTAGACCAACACAAGAAgataaataaaagaataaaaaatctAAAACCACATAGATCAAATGGCCGAtaacagggagatatgacaaATATAGGGGAGCATGGCCGGCACCATCCGCGCCATCTTTGCACGTCACCAGTGGCCGAATCCGGACGGTCCGGACCTCCGCACCTGAGAAATTCTCTATATCAGTGCTTCTCAACTGCGGAGGTCTGGACTGTCCGGATTTGACCATTCCGGCCACCGGCGACGCGCAACGACGGCGCGGATGGTGCCGGCCGTGCTCCCCATCCCGGCGCTCATGTCTGTGCCGGCCTACGGCAACCAaaatcttgaaattttgggcACCGTGCGGAAATTTCCAAATTCCGGCTGGTGCTAGAGCTCCGGTCGGCATATACAGGAGTGCCGGGAAGGGGGGGCACGGCCGGCACCATCCACACCtgagaaattatatatatacatatatatatgtagagaATCCGGACGGTCTGGACCTCCGCACCTGagaaattctctctctctctctctctctctctctatatatatatatatatatatatatattcatctgTTGTAAAATATGTATCAAACCAACAAAACAAGCAGCATCACAACATCAAATGTAATTATGTATCATAGAatcgggagagagagagagagagagagatagagagaatgGATAAATTTAGTTATGGTCATTAAACAACGTGGCTAAATctagaaaatattttaatatcTATGACAACTTGTACTGAAGCATACTGGAATTTTGTTGAAGTAATTCTAGTTTTCCGCTAGAGATTCCCACAGACAGAAATCCATTGACCATGAGGAAATGAAGAACTTACGGTCAGCTTTGAAGTAGCCCGTAGTTGACCAATTAGAAGAGGAAGCGTAGCTGTTCGAATTAAAACAGTTGTTAACGCAATTGACGCCCACctggaaaaaatgaaaaaaattcttttgagaagaaagaagagcAAGTGGTCTCTCGCTCCCAGAGAAGCCAAGTTTCACAAAACATTGATGCTTCAGCAAATGCAAAGTTTTTCTAGTATACATGATATACATTTAAAACAGAGTTCTTATcacaaattaataattaaaacaGAGATGTAGATTAAAGTAGTGACATAAATTTCATACctctatttatttatattccctaagtttcttaattttcttgtcaCAAGAAATTCAACTGAATGTAAAGAATGGCCATTATATTAACCTTGAAAAACACAGTGGATTTCATCTTGGTGTGGTTAATATGATCATTACTTATTGTACTTCAATATTGTGATTTCACAATATCTCTTTGATAAAGACATCTCCTAGAATTGGTCAAGCTGTGAAGTCCATGTGTAAAAGCCgcaccaacaaaaaaaaaacagtactGAATGAATCTGTAAATCATTATACTTACAACATCTATACCATATTATGAAGATATATTCCAGGAAATAAAAATACGTTTGATATGCATATTGAAATACAGTTCATCCAACAAGTCAATATTCAGGCATCAGATTGCGAAACATCACATCCACATAAATTGCCTCAGTATGATCAATAAACAACATCTAAAACAGACAAACAAAATAGAACAAGTATGAGAATCCCTCTAAAATTGCTTCACTTACCAATTCAATCCCGTCAGACTATGAACAAAATCGATCAAGTGCTGTAGGGCAAAAACAGGGAGGAAAGAATCAGCTGCAGCTACAGCCACTTCACTTGCAGCAGCTCCTTGGGAGGTTACTACCTCCGCTGTCTTATTTGTGATAACCTCTGCAACATAACCAATGGCATCCATCTTATCAGACCCATCACCAATCTTATTTGTAATAACATCCCCAACAAATCCAATGTCATCCACCTTATTCAACCCATCACCGATCGAGGTTGACATATGCCTAAAATGAAAGGAACCAATGCCCATTTTCCAAGCCAATGATGAGCCTGCCCTCCCTCTACTTTGAGATCCAAAACTAAATCCAATTGTCGAGTTGTAAGATCCACTAGGAAAAGTACTCGTCATGTTGGGTTGAGTGCTTGAACTCAGTGAATGAGATTTAGTATCCTCATTGTTATCATGTAGAACATGACTCAAAGAAGGGTGGAAACGTCTCTTGGCAAGAGTTGCCGTGGTGGAGACAGCACGTCTACACGCCATTTCAGGTGGCTGAGTTCTGCTGAAAGAAGTAGATATGTTAACATCATATTTACTTTAACAAAGAACAACATTACACCAAACAATATGTTCATAACATTCACACCCTGCCTGCAGCTTTTTAGGCTTTACATTCATAACCCACTATAGCTTATACAGATTGTTACATTTGTTACACGAAGAGGAAAAATGATACTACAATCCCAACTAAATGTCTTATCTTCCTCACTTTTCTCAATCAACCCAAAAAGAACATCTTCATAGATTCCATACATATGCTTCACAGCATGCGATCCAGGCTTTTTGGGATTGACCAAAGTTAAAGATTACATATAATGAATGACTAACTGAGCCTCGTATGTATATAATTCAATTCAGATACTGAACCAAAGCATCAAACAGTTGAGGTTTTACTGGGTTTAGCATTGAAGTCGACAACAATAAAGGCAGTGACTAATTACACTAAAAGCTTAGATTTTGCTTCATTTTACAATGGTTTTCTAGCAACCCAACAAAAATTAACAGAAAGCACTCACCTTTATGACTCTTCGTCTCTCTTTGACGCGAGGGACTGAAACAACATCAGAAGTTGGAGCAAGACTGCTTCAGTTTCATACATATTTTCTCAGTAAAAGCCCCGAAGCCTTAGTTTGCAACGGCATGTCGTATAATCAGACTTTAACTTTtgggaaaaacttgcgtacaaactagtatgtacgcgtgcgtccaaactctcgtttatttgcacactttgcgaatataaatacatgattttaaccgttcaaaagtttagtttattactaaagatcatttctataaaatatcaacataaacaaaaatcgtcttcatagtcgattgcatcaaacaaattgacggttgatcatgagactactaactttcaccataaccgttcatttgtttgatgcaatcgactatgaagacgatttttgtttatgttgatcttttacagaaatgatctttagtaataaactaaacatttgaacggttaaaatcatgtatttatattcgcaaagtgtgtaaataaacgagagtttggacgcacgcgtacatactagtttgtacgcaagttttttccttaacttttttcttttctttttaactCCCATTATTTACAGACTGTAAACACATTATTTAACCCTCAATGTCATTGCAAATACTGTACGTCTGTACCACAGTGGGTCATCTAAGATTCTAGGGTCATCCTACTACAAGCACTGATGTGTACATTGTTCTACTTCCACTACACATGTTTTCCTATTCAATGTTACATTACGTTTTCCGATTTTATTTCACGATTTCTTGGTGGTGCCGTAAAAAGTTTTCATTAATAATCGTACCAATTTTTCTATATAATTATGTCGTTTTGTTCATCGGTAAGTAGGGGTGTAAATCAGCCGAGTTGAGCTGAACCAAATACTAAATTGTTCATGTTTGGCTTATTTTCATACGATCGAGCTTGAGTTTggctaaaatttgattttcgtCTTTTATGTTTAAGCTCAGCTcggctcattttattagacgAGCTCAAACTCGAATCAAGTCGGTTTGAATCatataaaactaaaattttaaaaaatatctcatattttatgttataagTAGTTTTAATTACAAGTATGCAACTAGTGCTGAATAGTACATTATGGGGGTAATGGTATATCATTTATTTCATACTCCATGCATCAATACCCTCTTGCCATAGTATACAGGAATCATGCTTCATAACCAAGAGAAAACCTGCATAGCAATTTACTAAAGGTTAGTACCTCCAAACTTCGATGTATGCAAATAATATGCTCAAGAATGGTCACATAATGCGACGGTTGATGTGTTAATTTGTAATGTGATACCTAAAATTGTGTTTCAGGACACATTTATCGATAGGAGGAAGGACGAGCTTTAGGCCACATTTCTTGGGAATAAGAGAGTGTAGATGGCTTATAGTCTCCAATTGTGGCCAACGTTTTCATACAGCCTGCTTGTCTGGCTTGGTAAGGGCGATTTCGCTTAGGACCTTAGCACCTTTGCAACAAGCAGGAGAGGGAACTTTAGCTGAACCCTTCACGAAAAGGAGACATGGGGATAAGCAGGGAAGCGTAGCATGTGCAGTCGAAACGAAGAAGAGAATGGCTAAGAACACGATTACGCGAGCCATGGATGAAACTCTTGAGAATTAGGTGATGAGTTTGAACATGGAACTTGGATGTCCTCTGAGTTCAAGTTGTATTATTACTTGAGATACCAGAAGGGTGTATATATAGATGCGTGCAAGTGTTTCAGTAATTCAGTTCTAGAGTGATCTCCAACTGTTGTCATGCTAGTTTCATGGAAGTGATCAATTTCGTATTCTATGACGGTACACCTTTCATGTTCTCATTACGTGAGTAACTTGACAAGATCTCATTTCCAGCATAATGATATCGTTTCTTAACAAATTCAAGATTCTACATCTCAATCTCAAGCACATTTTAGTGTTACGAATCTACTACCTTTTTACTCGTACACATTCAGAGTTGTTATATTTTGGAGGAAATGAAAGTAAGCTAAGAGGAAGCTAACATACCCAATTGGACAAATCTGGATCCCATCTGTACTCATACCGATTCTGTTTGAAAGATTTAGTCATTGGGCATAGGATAGTTAggaaaaagaaatgaagaaactcTAAACAACCTAGTCTCAAATATAAACAAATTCACAAAACATGAGCGATTAATTCAAACTGCAGTATCCCATGGTCTTGATCACACAAAATGACACTTTATGTTGGATTGAAAAATATGGGAACAGATACTGTGTTGGAATATGAAGGAAATGAGATATTGGTTCTTTTGAGTTGCTACAGCAGAGctctttttggttttttattAACTTGACATCATTACCTACAACAGCACATTAGCTAAGTACTTATAGGCATGCTTAGTGCTCTAGACTATTCTATTCTAGAGACATACAGAAGACTAACTAAGACTAATACATTATTAATTAAGCTAATAGATATTTCTAGAGATAAGTAGAGTTGCGTAGAAAGTACATTAATTCTAAGTttccaacactcccccttaatGTGCTTTCTTCACAACGCCAATGAGCTCCCTGAAATGGCAAAACTTTTCCTTTGAAAGTGTTTTGGTCAGAATATCAGTTAATTGTTCCTCTGACCTGCAATATTCCAGCTGCACTATCTCTTTCTCAATTGCTTCTCTGATGAAGTGATACTTGATTGCAATATGCTTTGTCCTTTCATGATTGACTGGATTTTTTGCAATGGTAATGGCTGACTTATTGTCACCACAGTATAGGGTGGTTCCTTTCTCTTGCTTCTCTCCAATATCTTCAAGAATTCGTCGAAGCCATATTGCTTGAGATGTTGCTTTTGCTGTTGCaatgtattctgcttcagttgAGGACTGAGCAACAACACTTTGCTTCTTTGAAGCCCATGAACATGCTCCAGAACCAAGAGAGAACACATAGGCAGATGTGCTCTTCATGTCATCAAGGCAACCAGCCCAATCACTATCTGTGTACCCAACAAGAGTTGAATTTTCTGCTGTTCTGTAATGGATTCCATAATCAAGAGTGCCCTGCAAATATCTTAACACTCTTTTAGCTGCTCCAAAATGAATTTGACTTGGCTCTTGCATATACCTGGAGAGAAGACTTGCAGCAAACATGATATCAGGCCTAGTAGCCGTTAGATACAAAAGGCCACCAATTAAACTTCTGTACTTTGTAGGATCTGCCTTCTTTGCACCATCTTCCTTCTTCAACTTTTCATTTGCTATCAGAGGAGTAACTACAAAATTACAACCAAGCAAATTGAACTTCTTGAGGATGTTCTCTGCATACTTCCTTTGGGAAATAAAAATCCCATCTTTCGATTGAGATACTTCAATCCCcaaaaaataatgaagaagGCCCAAGTCATTCATCTCATAAGTATTCATCTCATAAGTATTCATCATATCCCTCTTAAATTGCTGAATCATATTCTCATTGTTACCAGTAAATATTAGATCATCAACATAAAGGGAACTAATGAGAATAGAACCTGACTTCTTGTACACATAAAGTGTAGGCTCACTTGGACTCTTCTGGAAACCTTGCTTTGCAAAGTACTTGTGAATTTCAGCATACCATGTCCGAGGAGCTTGCTTTAACCCGTAAAGAGCCTTCTTTAACCTGTAAACTTTGTCTTCTCCCCCTTTAACTAAAAATCCTTGAGGCTGCTCTACATAGACTTCATCTATCAATACTCCATTTAGAAAAGCAGACTTCACATCAAGTTGATAAATCAACCAATTCCTTTGAGCAGCAAGAGCAATCAAGGTTCTAACAGTTTCAAGTCTTGCAACAGGAGCAAAAGTTTCAGAATAATCAATACCTGGTTGTTGAGTAAATCCACGAGCCACCAGCCTTGCTTTATGTTTACAGATGCTTCCATCTTGATTGAACTTTGTCTTGTATATCCATTTCACCCCAATAACTTCTCAATCTTTTGGAAGATCAACAAGCTCCcaagtttgatttttttctatcatactcatctcctcctccattgctttcacccaaacttcttcttttttagctTCTTCAAAGTTTTCTGGTTCTATATCAGCAAAGTTGCAAGACTCATATAAATCACTTAGCATTCTGGTTCTTTAAGGAGGGCTCTCTGGTGATGAGTACTCTGCAGTAGGTGGATCCTCATTTGAATTGCTTGTTGAAGTTGTTGGTGACTGAGGAATGACACCATATTCATACTGCTCCATTTGAATGTTTTCTTCTTGCTGATCAGTAGCATATGGTAACTCCTgcactttattttctttccaaTCCCAGCTAGctttttcattaaaaataacATCTCTGCTCACAATTAACTTCTTCGTTTCAACATTGTAAAGTCGATATCCTTTTGAGCTAGTACTATACCCaacaaatatgcatttttGACTTTTATCATCAAATTTACTTCTTTTATGAGCAGAGATATGAACATAACAAATGCAGCCAAAAATTTTAAAGTGACTTACAGATGGCTTGAATCCACTCCAGGCTTTGAACGGAGTCATGTTCTTCACCGCCTTTGTTGGACATCTGTTGAGAATATAAACGGCTGTATGCACAGCTTCTGCCCAAAAATCCTTTGGTAAGCCCTTCTCTTTCAGCATTGAAGTCGCCATCTCCACAATGgtacgatttttcctttcagcgATGCCATTCTGTTGGGGGCTGTAGCCAACTGTAAGTTGCTTCCAAATGCCTTCATCTTTGCAAAAATCTTCAAATTCATGAGAAGTGTATTCTCCTCCATTGTCACTTCGAATGACTTTAATTTGATAGCCACTTTGCTTTTCTACAAATACTTTGAATTTTCTGAAAACTTGGAAAGTTTCTGATTTCTCTTTCAAAAAATATACCCAGATCATTCTcgaaaaatcatcaataaatgtgAGAAAGTACCTGAATTGGTTTAATGAAGGAGTTCGCATTTTTTCACATATATCTCTATGCACAAGCTCTAACGGTGCCTTAGCTCTCCAAGAACTTTGTTTTGGGAATGGAAATCGATGTTGCTTGCCCATAATACACCCTTCACATGGATCAGTTGTTGCTTCAATTTGAGGCAGCCCTTTGATCATGCTATTTTGTTGAAGTAGCTTTAGCCCTCGAAAATTCAGATGACAAAACCTCTTGTGCCACAACCAAGAGTCTTGAACAACATCAGTCTTCAATGCATCGACATGATCGTAAACTTCATCATAAATGATTTCAATGATAAAGTTTCTGTTTGGCCGCATCTTCACATGTGCTATCACTATATTTCCAGCATTTTTATCATAAATAGTGCAGCTTAAATCATCAAAGACAACTCTATAACCATGCTCCAAAAGTTGTCCAACACTCAACAGATTTTCATTCAAATTTGGAACAAGTAGAACATCATGAATGTACCTCACTCCTTTTGCAGTTCTGACGGCAATTGTTCCTTTCCCCTTTGCTCGAACAGGATAGCCATCACCCATTCTTATCCTTGGAGTAATTGTAGTATCAATGTCAAGAAATATAGTTTCATTTCCTGACATATGATTGCTACAACCACTGTCAACGAATCATCTGCATGAGTCTTCTTCTCGAATTGATAGGCACTTAGCAGAGAATAAATTCTCTTCTCTACTATGTTCATTTTGATGCTCCGTAAATTTGCCTTGATTGGAATGATTATATCTACAATTCTTGTCAGTATGCCCAAACTTATTACAATAAAGGCATTTAGGCTTTCCTCTGTACCAACAGTTCATAGTAATATGACTATTTTTATTGCAAATCTTGCAAGATGGTCTATAATCTCCAGAGTTCATACCTCTATCATTGCTGTAATGATTTCTCCTGCTCCAATCTCCTTTCTTAAACTTCCATTGGTCGCTGGAATGTTGGCCATCTCTTGCTACTAGCTTCCCTCTCTTGAAGGTTTTTTGTGGCTTGAAATTGAGTTTCGATTGAAAAGCACTTTCAATTGTTTCTTCATTGCGTCTCAATCTCCTTTGTTCGTGAGACTTCAACGATCCCAGCAGTTGTCCATGGTGAGAGTTTTGAGATCCTTCGATTCTTCAATTGCAGCAACAATAGGATCAAATTTTTCTGGTAAGCTAACCAAGATCTTATCCACAACACATCGATCATCCATCTCTTCACCACCGAGTGTTCTTATTTGATTGACCACTTCGGTTAATCTGGAAGAGTAATCTTGAATGCACTCTGACTCCTTCATTTTCAGATTGTGGAACTCTCTACGCAAAGATTGAAGCTTGATGGTTCTAGCCTTCTCATCGCCTTGAAACTCTCGTTCTAGAATCTCCCAAGCCTCCTTTGTTGTCTTGGCTCTAGAAATTCTGGGAAATATCTCAGATGTCACCGCGTTTTGAATCTTCGAGAGCGCCTTCGCATCGGACCTGACTTCTTCGTCATAGATTTTCTTCTGGGCTACTGTGAGTTCATCCTCTTCAGCTTCTGTGAGTTCTTGATAACCTTTCTCTGTGATTCTCCAAAGACCTT
This genomic interval carries:
- the LOC126802389 gene encoding mitochondrial inner membrane protein OXA1-like, yielding MACRRAVSTTATLAKRRFHPSLSHVLHDNNEDTKSHSLSSSTQPNMTSTFPSGSYNSTIGFSFGSQSRGRAGSSLAWKMGIGSFHFRHMSTSIGDGLNKVDDIGFVGDVITNKIGDGSDKMDAIGYVAEVITNKTAEVVTSQGAAASEVAVAAADSFLPVFALQHLIDFVHSLTGLNWWASIALTTVLIRTATLPLLIGQLRATSKLTLMRPRLEQLKQEMQNMATDPEFLREGQKRMMALFKEYGVTPFSQLQGIIIQGPIFISFFLAIRNMAMKVPSFQNGGALWFTDLTTPDSLVILPILTAMTFWITVEWNMQEGLAGNPVAKTMKTYSRILAVIAIPVMMGIPKALFCYWLTSNIFSLTYGLAIKTPKVKQLLNLPEIPKPPPAASQPPFPLFEAVKKDITIESEPSLPTETSKKDSDRSISSSSILKQRLKSLEKHVNGKKKRN